The sequence below is a genomic window from Flagellimonas marinaquae.
CTATGGGTGTTGAGTACACCCGATTTCGGAAAAAAAGTAAACTTCATCCAAGGGTTTATCTGGGTGTATCCCTGTCTGATCAATCGCCCTTCTTCGGCGTTATAGACAAAGGTCCTTGGGACAAAGCCCAAATCAGCCCTAAAGGAATCATTTACTTGGTCAAATACCCAACCTGCCCCGAAACCTCTAGAACTGTAGCTACCTTCCATGCCAAGGAAATGCCCCGAAGGCAGTCCTTTTGTTTGACTTGTATGGAACATAACTATATTGTTAAGCTTCCCATCATCGGAAATATAAGAGAACTCGCCTCCCAAGTTGCGGCTATCTTGTTCGTACCCGTTTTCATCCAAGATATTACGGTTTATATATAAACCCTTGATTGAAGAACGTTTAAACACCCTATAGTGAAAGGACCCAATTGTATTTTGTACAGGGTCCATAGTTTCTGTAGAGGCTGTCCGTATGTCCATCAGCCCCACCCTCAGGTTCCTACCGAGATTACCTGTCAATTTTCCCCCATAAACAATAGGTACCCTTTCCCCGTTGGCCAAACCGATTCTACGGGAAAAAAAAGGTCTGATATTCTCGTTTCCAAAATTGGAAAAGACATCATTGTTTTCCAGAAAAAAGTCCCTACGCTCCGGAAGGGAAATATCAAACCTAGAGATATTGACAATTTCCTGATCCACATCTGCATTGGAAAAGTCCGGATTGATCGAAAGGTCAGCATATAACGAACGGGTGATGGGAACTTTAACATCCCCACCTATTTCCAGGTCGGTGTCCACACTTGCCCCCTCCACTCTACCTTCGTTGTAAATCCCAGTAACATAAGGTTTCACAAAAAATCGCTTTGCTTTTACTTCTGGAGGTTTTGACCATGACAAGGTACCCATATAATTAAGATCTATGGCATTGAAGTTTACTGGAAATTCGGTCCATGTATAATAAAAATTCGCCGTCTTATCCGTTCGAATAAAGTTAATGCCCCATTGATCATTATCCTTAGTGTACCTTAGACTATTGAAGGGGATGGCTATCTCAACAAACCAATGATCTTTATAATGACCCACTGCGGAATACCATTTTTCATCCCATGTTTCTGAATACAAGGTTTGGGATGATTCTACAGAAAGAGTGCCATCTATTTCGGCGCCACCGGCATTGACACCGAACAATACACCATGCTGCTTGCTATTGATTGGGTCTATTACTACTGAAAAGGAATCACTGTTCCAATGTGCATTATCGGAGTCCCTTTGC
It includes:
- a CDS encoding DUF5916 domain-containing protein yields the protein MKFKKYQVVNRLVVFVLLFLYCQLLIGQELTSSRNRFRYEIQSHSKRIKVDGLHDSDEWEEFDMIHELYNHNPIDKGLSTKETRIKMTYNHQMLFIGAWIYDNGDRVVQSLQRDSDNAHWNSDSFSVVIDPINSKQHGVLFGVNAGGAEIDGTLSVESSQTLYSETWDEKWYSAVGHYKDHWFVEIAIPFNSLRYTKDNDQWGINFIRTDKTANFYYTWTEFPVNFNAIDLNYMGTLSWSKPPEVKAKRFFVKPYVTGIYNEGRVEGASVDTDLEIGGDVKVPITRSLYADLSINPDFSNADVDQEIVNISRFDISLPERRDFFLENNDVFSNFGNENIRPFFSRRIGLANGERVPIVYGGKLTGNLGRNLRVGLMDIRTASTETMDPVQNTIGSFHYRVFKRSSIKGLYINRNILDENGYEQDSRNLGGEFSYISDDGKLNNIVMFHTSQTKGLPSGHFLGMEGSYSSRGFGAGWVFDQVNDSFRADLGFVPRTFVYNAEEGRLIRQGYTQINPWMKFTFFPKSGVLNTHSIRTWHHIYYFNRNPNERQYNLAYDAFFKNTGSFTISLNHSDIDLMYPTNFLGDNYDNLPADNYTHWRTNLSYNSDIRRRLSYALGINMGTFYNGNRLTVTSSTNLRFGYWGNFGISYDMNNIDLPENYGKTLLHLIRFNGSISFSNKLFLNSAVQYNSFNRNFSIFSKLQWRFSPLSDIFLIYNQNNETDDFTLSHRALMIKVTYRFGI